From the genome of Cynocephalus volans isolate mCynVol1 chromosome 15, mCynVol1.pri, whole genome shotgun sequence:
ATGAACTAAAAACAGCTTGACAAACTTTGAAATCTTTTTGGAGTTGTTTTAGGTTGATAGATCAACTTTTTAGAGTATTGAGTCTTCTACAGTAACAATTCAGTCTCCTACAATAACGATTGAGTCTCCTGTAATAACAATGGTacatctctccttttttttctggttttctctgCTGCATATTTCTTTtggttgcattttatttatttatttattttttgctggacggttcagggatcaaaccctggaccttggtgttatcagcaccacactctaataatcaattgaactaactggccagccccattgtTCTGATATTGTAAACAGGATCTTTTTCTTATTAGATTTTACAATTTGTTATTGCTATTACATAGGAaagttattgttttctttgcatgTTTATCTTGCATCATTAAGAAACAGGCACATGTACAAGAGcttacaaatttaataaaaagcaaagctaatattaaaattagaatataaggggctggccagttagctcagtcagttagaacatggtgttttaacaccaaggtgaagggttcagatccctgtacaggccagctgccaaaaaatgaaaaagaaaaaattaaaaaatatgaagaataattAAGGGCACAATTGTGTGATCTAATCTACAAATTACTTTCAGGGCTCTAAACAGTTCAGATATGCTTATCGTGACCACAAAGGGTTTAATGAAGGAGCAACTCCACCTGGTCCTTTAAGAAGAGGCAGCTTTGTAAGCAGTGGATTATCGTGACATTATATATGACATTTCATAGAGATGAGACTGAGTATGGCATATGCTTAAAGAGATGATTAGCATTTCTTGACAGATCAAAGGATGAAAGCTAAAAACCAGTGAGAACAGTAGACGGAAGAATGGGTGGCAATTGTAGAGGCTTTCAAAGTCAAGTTGAGTAGTCTGGAATTAATTCAGTAAGTAAGGGGAACCATTTTTGGGTCAGAGAAGTGACACTCAGTAGAGCTGTGGAATTATTTTTGGCATACTGGATGCAATCTGGAATCACGGTAGTCCACTAGAAAGCTATTTCAATAATATAATCTTACAGAGAAAAGGGCCTGAAACAAAAGTAATTGTAAATAAATGAGGcatttccaaagaagaaaaaaataggattaaaaaaattgaatatgaaggaagaataaaatatttataacatttttatttcatctttttttttttttttttggtggcagcttGCTGGTATGAGAATCTGAAttattgaccttggtgttataacactacgcTCAGACCTAcggagctaaccatccagcccaaaatatttttattttactagaatAGAATAACAGTTGGATGATTACCAGAGTGGGTGGgaagcagtttctttttttcttttggcagctggctggtacagggatccgaatccttgaccttggtgttgctaccactgtgctctaaccaactagcCCAGGGAAGctgttttaaagaaagataaGAATAAGTTTGGGTTAGAACGTGTTTAGACGAGTATTGAAAGAGcaggaaaatatttttggtgTGGAACTGAATCTGAATGATTGGTGAGCTGAAATAGTTCAGCAGCACAGTGAGCAAGTTATCATTTACCAATCTGCTTTTGATTCGTGGTGCACTAAGACTTGAACCTTGTTGGGTTTCTACTGATGTGGTTAAAGGGGCtttattgttgcttttgttttggtagaaaattattaaacctgtGAAAAATGATTAATTGGAGTGGATTGACAAAAAATAtggttttctaaaaattataattatgttcAAGATAAGCCTTTTATAAAGGGTATTTTGGTGTTTTGTAAAGAATAAAGACAGAATTCTTTTAAACTTAAAGGTCACATCACAGGggtaaaggaaggaaaataagcaATGCTTTCAAGAACTACTGCAAAGGAATTATTTCTGTTGATGAACACTGCAGATTTTTAGCCTATAGAAAGTCACAAAATATGCATGCTACTTGTGCGTATCATAAATTCACTTctttattttaatcaataaagAATTATTGACTATTAAATAAGAAAACCAGTGGGAACATTTCAGTTTCATGTAACTACTCACCACCCCTCCAATTTCTGGAATTCCAGAGTGTATCTTTTTCATGTGATAAATCTTGTGACTGAAATTCAAGCAACAATATTAGATGGAAGTGGCGTAATATAGAtgcattttgttgtatttttagttttgcttttttttttttttgtcagctggccggtacgggtatccaaacctgtgaccttgctgttataaggctgtggaattttttttaaatgtacaattctaTAGTTGTAACACATGTATAGATTCATGTAGACACCATCACAACCAGGATATAGAATAGTTCCATCACTGAAAGACTTCCTCACTCTGCCCTTTATCATCATTCCCTCTCCAGAcctcctaacccctggcaaccactaaactATTCTCTGTCACTATGGTTTTTTTGAGAATGTCAcacaaatagaatcatatagtatacaacttttgagactggcttctttcactcagcataatgcctttAAGATTCATCCAAATATctctgtatataaaaaaatgctcatttgggccggcccatggctcactcgggagaacgtggtgctgacaacaccaagtcaagggttaagatccccttattggtcatctttttttaaaaaaaaaaagctcattcctttttattgtactATCATTCTGTTCTATGGCTACATCATCacctgtttatccattcacccactaaAGGGTGTTTAGATTGTTTTTGGCTTTTGGCAATCATGAACAGAGcagctataaacatttatgtaaagGTAATTATGTGAACatagtttttaatttatctaGGTTAAATACTTAGGAGTGGCATTGTTGGGTTATATGATAAAGTGTAGGCTTAATTTATTAAGAAACAGCCACACAGCTGGCTGATCATCTCACTTGATTaaagcatagtgctgataacaccaaggtcaaggcttcagatccccctactggatAATTGCCAaacatggatgaatgaatgaatgaatagcaaaggattttgaaaaaaaagaaaagaaaacgaaATGGCTACACTATTTTCCAGGGTGTCTGTGCAATTTCACAtcaccaccagcaatgtatgagagttctggtagctctacatccttgtcagcacttagtattgtcagtatttttattttagccattttaattgGTATGACTCTCACTGTAGCTTTAATCTGAATTTCCCTAATGGCAAATAATGTGGAATGCtgaataatgttgaatatgctaatggGTGTGaattggtatctcattgtggttttgattcataTTTCCCTAGTGATTAGCAATTTGAGAATCTTTTTATGGTGTTATTGgcaatttgtttatcttttctgcaGAAATGTGTATTaagattttttgcccattttaaatatcaggttgtttttcttgttgctgttgttgagttataggagttcttgatatattctagatattaactaCTTAACagatatataatttcaaatatttttctcccattacGTGAGATGTcctttcactatgttgattgtgCCTTTTGATGCccagaaattttcattttgatttagtccaatttatctattttttcttttattttctgtgatttttttgtcaaattcaagaaatcattgccaattctaatgtcatgaagtttttcctctctgttttttcCTAATGATTTTACAGTATTAActtttacctttatttctttgatccattttgatttgatttttgtacaGGGTGTCAGGTAAAGATTTACTTTATTCTTTCGcatgtgtttattcagttttcccagcaccatttgttgaaaaaaaccATCCTTTCCcaattgaatggtcttggcactaTTGTCAAAAATCCATTGGCCATATATacataagggtttatttctgggatccctattctgtcccattggtttCTCTATCTgtctttataccagtaccatactattttgagtactgttgctttgtagtaagtttttcttatctttcttttctttctttttttgatatgtAAAAAGTCTTTATTTGCAGGGGAGCAGGAATTTAATCAAATAGGCCAAATACCATGTCATCATCTGATTCATTGGATTCTTCCTTCTTCTCATCTTTCTTCTTCTCTGCTGCAGTGGAGGTGGAGTCAGCAGCAGGAGCTGCACAGCCTAGGACCGTAGAGAAAGCCACAGCCCCACCAGCAGGCACACTGGCAAGCTTGCCAATACCCTGGGCAATAAGGTCTTCAATCTTTTTTCCATTCAGTTCACTAATGACCTTGTTGAACTTGTCATTGTTTGCCTCAATGCCCATGCTGTCCAGGATCTTCTTGATGTCCTTTATGCTGGGGGAGGAGTTGCCCCCAAGATGGCCAGCACGTAGGAGATTTCCTAGAGCATCTCAGCATTGGAGGGGAGGTCTCATGCCTGTGACCTTAGCAACataagggaggaaaaggaaggctgtagtaagttttgaaatcactGGTAACAcgaaggtgaagggttcagatccccatacagacTAActgccaaaaaccaaaccaaaacaaaaagttctgaaatcagaaaacatgagtcctccaactttgttctttttcatgattCATTTGCCTATTTGGgctccatatgaatttaggatcttctcccctccccaattTCTACAATAAAagtttttggaattttgatataGATAGCATCAAATTTATAGATTGCTTTGAATATATTGTcatcttaacagtattaagtcttccaatccatgaatatgggatgtctttctacttatttgtgtctttaaattttttttagcaatgttttgtagtttcagtgTATAAGCCCTTTGCCTTGAAGACTTGTAGCTGACTCAGCTACACAAGTAgttctataaaaaatattaattgcatTAAAGGGGGCCACATTACTTGGATGAAACTTCCTGTTCCCAGAAACCCTTATTATGAGTTCCTGAAATTGCTGAAGACAAAGACCTCAACCCAGATTTGCTGACATCATAGAAAGTTACCAACTTATCTAAAAATTGCTTGGAATGTATCTTGTAACTATTTTATAGATTTATAACCATGTATTGTAACTTAGAACCAATCATTGGCTCTTCTGATATGTAATAGCTAATGAAAAAGAGACAGCTATGATAAAGAAAAGCCCCCTCTCTCATTCTTTGTTCTCCTTTCTAATTTTGCTATGTAAGTCCGTAACCTAGTGGAAAATCCCTAGAGCACTTCTCAATTCTGTTGGTTTGTGTTTACTGGGTTGATCCTCAAATTTGGCTCATAATAAGCCTTATAAATTTTCAAGCTTGCCTCTGCAGCCTCAATTCAGTTAATAGCCTCctaggttaaatttattcctaagtactttcTTTGTTTTGATGGTGTGTTAAATGGAAGtgatttcttcatttccttttcagattattcatgctagtgtatagaaatgcagctgattattgtgtgttgattttgtgtcctgcaagcttatggattttttttattagctATAACCCCTAATCTTTTGTTTTCCCTAGTGTGTTCAGAACATATATGTTTGGATTTAGGTATACCCATTTTATTAGTGTTATTTTAGCCTCTTCCCCCTGTTGTTCCCCCTCTATTCACCATTCCCTGCCTTCTTCTGaggtatttgaatattttttagtattcatTTTAAGTTATGTGCTGTGTTTTTGACTACATgtgtttgtaatttatttttactggttGGCTTAGGGATTACAatgtacttatttaattttttacagtCTATGTAGAAGCAATATTTTACCACTTTAAGTGGATTGTAGAAAATTTATCACTGTATAGGTCTCTTTACTATCTCCCAATTATGTTGTAGTTGTTTCACATATTCCATCTGTATACACTGAAAATTCCATTAACAATgttataagttttattttctactgtcaaacatcaaatatatttcttaaaacattagAGAGAAAAACAGTGTATTATATTTGCCCagatatttactatttcttttcttttcttttcttttttgaatttaattttgtcaatatacaatgtggttgattattgtggcccattactgaaacctccctccctcctcgctctcctccctcccacccaacaatgtcctttctgtttgcttgtcgtatcaacttcaaggaattgtagttgttaggTCTTCTTCAcccccagggtttttttttttttttttttttttttgtgtgtgtgtgtgtgtgtgtgtgtgtgtgtgtgtgtgtga
Proteins encoded in this window:
- the LOC134363633 gene encoding large ribosomal subunit protein P2-like, with the translated sequence MESTRPVGGPTPHDPAAGNLLRAGHLGGNSSPSIKDIKKILDSMGIEANNDKFNKVISELNGKKIEDLIAQGIGKLASVPAGGAVAFSTVLGCAAPAADSTSTAAEKKKDEKKEESNESDDDMVFGLFD